The Rhodococcus sp. B50 DNA window GGCCGTAGGGGCCGAACGCCTCGTTGAACTTGCGCATCGACGCGGTGGTGACCGGCTCGCTGCCGTTGATCAGGCCGATGACGTTGCTCAGGTCGAGTTCTTCACCCGGCTTGGGGACCGCACGGGCCGCGGCGTGCTCGAACGCGAAATTCGGCGCGGCGGCGAAGGTGCCGGCACCGTCGGAGACTGCGGCGAGCTCGCGGATCCAGCGGCTCGGGCGGGCCACGAAGGCACGCGGGCTCATGATGGTGATGTACTTGCCGCCGACCGCGGGGAGGATCACGGTGAGCAGACCCATGTCGTGGAACAGCGGCAGCCAGGTCACGCCACGCGACGACTCGTTCAGCTCGATGGAGTCGGCCATCTGGATGACGTTGGTGAGCACCGACCGGTGGGTGATCTCGACGCCGGCGGGAACCCGGGTCGAACCGGAGGTGTACTGCAGATAGGCGATGTCGTCGGTGCCGATGGGCGGCCGGTTCCAGGACTCGGCGACCGCGTCGGGAATGGCGTCGACGGCGATGACGCGGGGGCGCTGCGCTGCGGGGAGCGGGCGGAAGAACTGCCGCACGCCGGCTGCGGACGAGGTGGCGGTGAGGATCGCGCTGGGTGTGCAGTCGCCCAGAACGGCGTGCAGTCGATCGGTGTGGCCGGGCTCGTCGGGATCGAACAGCGGTACCGCGATGGTGCCGGCATAGATCGCAGCGAAGAAGGACACGACGTAGTCGAGCCCCTGCGGAGCGAGGATCGCGACGCGGTCGCCGGGGGCGGTGACCTGCTGCAGGCGCGCGGCGATGGCTTTGATGCGCACGCCGAACTGGTCCCAGGTCAGCTCGTGTACCTCGCCGTCGCGTTCCCGCGAGTAGTCGATGTACCGGTAGGCGAGGTCGTCACCGTTTGAAGCGAAGTTCTCTTCGAGGTGATCGAGCAGGGTCTGCCCTTGCGGCAGCCTGATCCGCCCGTTCTCATCGATGAACTCTTCGAACCCGACGCTCAATTCCTTCTCCCTGTCGAAGCGATCCCACAACCACTCGACATGGTTGCGCCACTAACTTTTCCTCCGCGCCGGCGGATCGTCGTACCGACACCGCCCCCCACGGCTTCCGGCGGTCCACTCGTCGAACGTGTCCATCGACCCCAGATCACGAATATGTTACAGATCGGCATCACTCGCACCCTTGCAAAGTGCGGTCGCCCGGAGGAACGCTCCCCCTTGCTTACGGGAAACACAAAGATACGACATGGTCGTCTTCACGCACACATTCCGCGCCCGTCGAACGAGAAGAGCGCACGATCCGATTGTGTGCGACGGTTTTTCGGCGCCGACACCGGCCGGCAGTGCTGCCCGTCGCCTGCGTCTGCCCAGGAACGGTGCCCGGATACGTACGACCGACCGACGCGAGAGCTCGTGACAAGGATCATTCCCCGTCGCGGGCCGTCGGTACACCCCCGGAGGGGGCCGGCCGTTCGCCGTGCCGTCGCTGGCACCATGAACCTCTTCTCCTGTGGCAGTCGTCGTGCGCCACGATCCCGGACGGCCGGGCACGCAGCCGAGGGATGAGTCTAAAGGCAGCCCGTCAATCGAGTGTACCGGGTGGTGAGATCGGACACTACCGACGAGTAATATGTGGGAAGGCTCACCTCGAGTGGAACCACCCCGCTCACCGGTGGCGCCGCCGCCTCATTCTTCTGCGGGTTCCGGTGCGCCGTCGATCTTCTCGGCCGCCCAGTTCGCAATCCACTGCGTCGCGGTGGTGCCGTTCTCGTCCACCACATAGGTGTTGTACATCGCGTGGATCGGATTGTTGACGTACTCGAGCAGCCGCGGAGCGGCCGACATCCAATTCGCGGGATTCAGCGCGTTCGGCGGTGCATCGCAGATGCTGTCGGTAGGTGCGCAGATCTGGACGGTGCGGTCGTCGAGCTCCCCGAATCCCCCGGGACGCGCACCGGTCATCGTGATGCCCGGCAGTCGTAGGCCGTCGAGCGACAGTTCGGCGCCCACCCCCGCGACGGGCGCACCGATGTCGGTACCCGACACCCCGTCGCGGCGACCGTCGGCGACGAGCGCGACACCGAGGACCCGATCTGCGGGGACCGGGCCGTTGCCGGCACCGATCTGCGCGGCGACGTCGCCCACGATCACCGCGCCCTGCGAGAAACCGGTGAGCACGTAGGTGGTCAGCGGGCACTCGGCCGAACGTCGCGCCAGGATGTCGGTGGTCGCCGCGAATCCCTCACTGCGACTGTTGTTGTAGGACTGCTGACCGTCCGGCGGGATCGCGACGGGATTCGAGAACTGCGCGACGTACGGCACGGTGTAGACGTCGGCACGCTGGGCGTCGAAACGCTCCTGCAGCGGCCTTGTCACGTTGAGCAGGAGCGAGTACGGGTTGGCGGCCGGAGCGTACGGATCGTCGCCCACTGCGGACTCCCACGTGCCCGGCACGGCGACGACCTGCACATCGGGGCACGAGGCCGGCTGCGACTGCGGCTCCTCCGGCCCCGGTGGCGTGGGAATCGGCGAGGGGATGTCCAATCGCCCTGCGAGCAGATACCAGAGCACCAGCACGATCGCCAGGACGAGCAGCGCCCCTACGACCACGATCCTGCGTCCGCGACGCTGCTTCGTCCTGACCATCTCGTGCTGTCCCCGCGTTCCTGGTTCTAGTTGCAGTACGTCTCGCCGGCGACGGCGATGTAGGTGTCGGCCGTCGAGGAGGCCTGCTCCTCCGACAACTCGACACCACCGGCTGCAGCATCACTACCCACGAGCGCCGTCACGAACACCTTGATCTCCTCCGGCGACCCGCCCTGCGCCTGGGCGCTGCAGATGTAATCGGCGATGTTCACCGCGCCGGTCTCGTCGCTGGGCTCGACTCCCTCCGCACGGAGAGCGTCCAGGAAGGCCTGCGCGCCGGGCGTGGGAGCGGGTGCCGCACCCGTACCGGCTCCCGTGTCGCCTTCGGCGCCGGGCGAGGCCGGGGCCGGGGACGCATCGCTCGTGTCGGTGTCGTCCGTGGTCTCCGTGCCGGCGGCGGTGGGCGTGGACGTTTCGGCCGCGGATGTCGAGGTCGACGTCGAGGTCTCCGTGGTGGCGGACGTCGTCGGCGTGTTCGTCGCCGTGGAGTCGTCGCTTCCGCACGCGGACAGAACGGCCGTGGCAGTCAGTGCCGCGGCGAGTGCGCCGAGGACGCGGGTCGAGCGCGAGCGGGTCCGTGCAGGCATGTGGTGGGGTCCTCACATCCGGATGTCGGTCGAACTAGGTCAGATGCGCCCCAGGCTACAGAGCGGCCCGTGCGGCCGGTGGGAGCGTCCCGCCTCCCCCGGTCGCACGGGCCGGACCCGCTTCGCGGTCTGTTACGGCTGCAGCTTCACCTCGTCGCCGTCGAGCGTGATGAAGCCGTTCTGGAAGTTCTGCTGGACACCCTTGCCGTTCTCGGCCGGGAACTCGTCGCTGATCGGCAGACCCAGACGTCCTTCGGCGCCCTTCTCGGCGAGCCAGGCCTCGAGGATCTTGCCCCGGACCGGCCAGGCGCCGGTGAGCGGACTCCAGTAGACGTGTCCGTGCTGGAACTCGTTGGCACGACCGTCACGCCCCGCGGGCCGCTCGCTGGTCGTCGGGTAGCCCAGGACACCCGTCTCGTAACCGAGCTCGGCGTACTTGCCGAGGATCATGCCCTGCACCGCGTGGGCGCCGGTGCCCTCGCTCCAGTACATGGCGCCGATCTCGAAGCCCTGGACCGCGCCGCGTCCGTCGGGGGTCGCCGCCTCGTCGAGGATCGGATAGCCGAGGGGGCCGCCCTCCCAGCCCTGGTTCTTCCATTCCTCGAAGATCTTGCCGCGGACCGCGTGGGCGCCGTGCTCGGGCGTCCAGTAGACAGCGCCACCCCGGAAGTGGTTGAACCGTCCGCGCCCGTCGGGAGCGACGCGTTCCTCGGTGGTCGGGAAACCGAGCTGCCCGGCCGGACCGCCCATGCCTTGGTAGGCGCCGCCGATCGCACCCGCGACCGGCACGGTCGTGCCTTCGGACGAGAAGACACGCCCGAAGCGGAAGTCCTGCACCGTGCCACCTGCGACGGCGTATTCGGAAGTGAGACAGTCGCCGAGCCAGGCGTTCGCGTTCGCGACGTCGCCGAAGGCGCCGGTCGGAGTGCACTCGGGCTTGTCGACCCCGACACCGAGGGTGTTGGCGAGCTGCGGCCACAGCTGGTGGAGTTCGAACTCCCAGTACTTCCACGTGTGGGTGCCCGACGGCCGGTACACGATCTGGGCGGGGATGCCCTGCTTCTTGAGTTTCGTCGCGAACGCCTGCGAGGTGAGGCGCGAGAGGATCTCGAGGCCCATGCCGGCGTAGTTGGTGCTGACACCGGGGATGCCCGAGGGATCGTCGTACGGCCCGGTGGTGCCGCTGCCGCTCGAGACGTACAGGCTCACACCCTTGAGCTTGTCGGCGAGCAGGTAGGGATCGTGCGACTCCCAGCCGTCGGAGCCGGGCGCACCCCACATCGCCTCGGAGTCGAAACCGCCGGCGTCCTGCATCGCGTAGTGGATGGCCTCGGGCATGCCGAGCGTGGTCGTGGTGAGGATGCCGGACAGCGACGCCGCGAACTGCGCGAAGCCCGGGTTGCGGGCGGGCAGGAACATCGCGGCGGTGCCACCCATCGACAGACCGACGACGCCGCGCTTGTCGGTGGTGCGCCAGTCACGTTCGAGGAGCGGGGGAAGTTCCTTCGTCAGGAAGGTCTCCCACTTGTAGTTCTGCCCGTTGTTCTGGTCGATCCAGTCGGAGTAGAAGCTGGACTGGCCGCCCACCGGGAGGACGACGTTGACGTTCTTGTCGGCGAAGAAGGCCTCCGCGTCGGTCTCGAGCGTCCATCCGTTCTCGTCGTCGCGCGCCCGCATGCCGTCGAGCATGTACACCGAGGGGAACTTCGCGTCGGGCTTGCTGTTCCAGTCGCGCGCGAGCAACAGCTGCACCTGGATCGGCGTCCCCATCGACGGCGAGTCGATCCACAGGGCGACGCGACGGTCGGTGAGCCAGTCGACGCTGCGGACGGTCGCGCCGGCGGTGCTCGTCGGGCCGGACTGGGCGATGAGCGGGTCGGCGGAGGCCACCGAGACGGTGGTCAGGCCCGCAGCGACCGGTGCGACGAGGGCTGCCGCGACCAGTGCGAGCACACGGGATCTGCCGCTCCGCGCACCCGCAATGCGAGCCGCTCTCCTGGCAGGCCCTGTCCGTCGCTCAGCGTGCTCGAGCTCAGTTCGCATCTGCATCGCTCACTTTCTGCGTTGCCGGATTTCCTGCCGTGGGGCGGCTCGGATGGACCGCGACGGCGGCAGTGGCAGGGCGTCCCGGCTGGGTGTGCCGACTCGGGGTACCGGAGTCCCGACTGTTGTTTCTACACCGGCGGCACCCGGAATCGAGGGTGCCGCGCTGTGACAGGTGAGAAAATTGTTGCGGAAAGTTACGACGCCGCCCACTCACCGGATCGGTGAGTGGGCGGCGTCGTTGCTAGCAGTGCGTACCGGAGATCAGAACGCGTTCAGCGCCTCGAGGATCTGCGGACGTGCCTTCCACAGCTGATCCTCCCAGTACTTCCATGCGTGCGTGCCGCGCGCCGGGAAGTCGAAGGTGGCCGGGATGCCGAGCGTGGCCAGCTTGATCTGGAACGCGCGGGTCTGGGCGAGGGACAGAGCCTCGAGAGCCATGCCGTTGGCGGTGTTGTAGTAGCCGACGAAGCCCTGCGGGTTGTCGTGCTCGCCCGGCAGACCGCTGGCGGCCGAGATGTACAGCGACAGGCCCTCCAGCTTCGGAGCGAAGACGAACGGGTCGTTGCGCAGCCAGGCCGGGCTCCACGGCGGGCCCCACATCGAGTCGACGTTGAAGCGGCCGGCGTCGAGCATCGCGACGCGGATGGCCTCACGCATGCCGGGAGCTGACAGGTTCAGGTAGCCGGACAGCGACGACGCGAACTTGAACTGGTCGCGATGGTAGGCGGCGAGCGTCAGAGCAGCGGAGCCACCCATCGACAGGCCGAGGATGCCGTTGTTGTTGCGCGAGACGCCACGGGTGGCGAGGTAATCGGGCAGCTGCTCCGTCAGGAACGTCTCCCACTTGTAGGTGACGTCCTGGCCGTTCAGGTTGGACGGCGCGTACCAGTCGGTGTAGAAGCTCGACTGTCCGCCGACCGGCATGATCAGGCTGACGTTGTCGTTGGAGAACTGCTGCAGGGCGTTCGTCTCCAACGTCCAGGCGTTCACGTCGTCCCGAGCGCGCAGGCCGTCGAGCATGTAGAGAGCCGCATCGCCGCCGCGCGCGGCCCACTGGATCTGGACCTTGATCGGGCCCATGTCGGACTCGACGAAGACCTCTTCGAAGCCCCCTGCGGGCGCGCGGTGCGACACCGGCGCTCCCTGCGCAGGCGCGGCGACCGCGGCGGTGGTTCCGACGAGGCCTGCAGCCACGGGGAGGACCAGAGCTGCGGCGGCGGTGCCGAGCAGTCGCCGGCGAAGGCCCTGCCTCAACCTCGGGACAAAACGCATGAACAATGCTCTCTTTCTCGTCTGCGGCGTCCGCGTTCGCGTCCCCCGGATTCCGGCGAAGACGGCCGCGGAAGGCCGCCCCAAGTCACACTGCGGTCAAAACTGTAAAGGACGACGTGATCTCTGACAAACCCTGGTTTCAACAGCTCTTGGGCACCCCTTGACCCGTAGGTCAAGGCGACGCTGCCGGAAAGTTACCCGTCCGTGATGCGCCGTGATCCTATCGAGACAGCCCTGAGCGGTCCAAGTTGATCTCGGAGTCCGGCCGTCACCCCCGCGGAGGCGGCATCGGCAGATCGCAGCGCTGGATCTCGTATTCGGGCACCCGTTCGATCCGGTACGAGGCGTAGTCGAACGCGTTCCGCAGATTCCGCTTGAACAGTGCCCACGTCAGTTCGGCGCTCGAGGAGTCGATCATCTCCCTGGTCTCGGGGCAGGTCAGCGCGGTCTTCGCCATCGCCACCCAGTCCTCGTCGAGATAACCGGGCAACCACGGATGCACGTCGACCATGCCCGAATCGGCGACCACCCAATCGGGGAACAAGATCTTGTCGTGCCCGATCCGCCCGTCCTCGAGACGCTCGGTGTGCGCGGCGAGCGGGTAGGCCAGACCCATCTGGTCGACGACCCGCACGTCCAACCCGGTGTTCATGCTGGTCATGCCCAGGTTCAGGAAGAAGACCGTGTGCCCGGTGCCACCCGGCGGGATGGGCTCGGGCGGCGGCACCACGTCCCACGCGTCGTAGGACGGAGTGGGCAGCAGCAGACCGCCGTTCGGGGTGTTCGCGATGGCCTCGACCATGGCACGCATGCGCGGGTAGTCGAGATAATCCTCCGCGCGGATCGGATGCAGATGCCCGGTGTTGAGGGCGTAGAACGCGCGCTCGTCGACGATGCCGGAGCGGCCCACCACGGCGCCCTCGGTCATGCCGGTGGTGTTGGCCGCTGCGGCCGTCCACACCACGGTGCCGAGCCACAGCACGGCCAGTACACCCGCGACCTGCGTCGGCCGGTTGTTGCCGATCTCCGCACGGTCCGGGATCCGCAGGGGAACGACCGCAACGGGCAGGAGCAGACAGAACAACGGCGGCAGCAGGACGCGGCCGTGCATGAAGTCGCCGCCCACGCGCAGCGAGTACAGCGCGAGCAACACACCGGAGCCGAGGAACAACACGACGACGGCAGTGGGTGTGCGCAGCAAGTTCTGCGCCCAGGACATCGTGGCCCGCACGTCACGCGGATCGGGGCGGGCCGCAGGGGCGGTGAGACGGGCGGTGTCGCGGCTGGTCGCGAGGACGAGCGCGGCGAGAAGCACGAGGAACAGCAGCGGCAACCACAGCAGATACGGCGAGACGAGGTTGCCGAGATATTCGAGGCCTTGCGACCACTTCGCGCCGCCGGCGTCCTTGGCGACCGCGGTGTTGGGATAGGGCAGCCCGTAGTAACCCATGCGCCAGATCTGGTAGCCGACCGGGATCGCTCCGGCCACCGCGACCATCACGACGCGGATGCGCACGTCGAGGCCGGGCGCGAGGAACAGCATCGCGAGCGTGAGCACCGCGACGAGCGCGAGTTCGGGTCGCACCAGCGGGCCGAGTCCGGCGACGAAGGCCGTGGCGAGGATCTGCCCTGTACCCGGGAGGGGTCCGCTTCCTCCCGGCGCCGGGGTCGCCCACCTGACCATGAGCAGCCACAACAGGCCGAGCCAGCAGATCACCAGGCAGGATTCGAGGCCCGAGGTCGCAAAGTCGCGGGCAGGGGGCACCGCGATGTAGACGAGGACACCGGCGGGCAACAGCAGCACGGTTCCCGAGGCCGCCCGCAGTCGCCACCGGTACAGGCGCGCCGCACCGAACATCGCGAGGACGATCGCGCTCGTCGACAACACGAGCGCGATGGCGAGCACCACGTATTCGAGGCGGATCCCGGTGAGCCATCCACCCGCGTAGACGATGTACGTCCACGCCGTGGAGGTGTTGGCCTCCACACGCTCCCCCGCGTTGAACACCGGTCCGTTGCCGGCGAGGAGGTTGCGCACGGTCCGCAGGACGATGAGCCCGTCATCCGCGATCCAGCGCCGTTCCCATGCCCCCCAGAACATCAGGAGCGCGGAGACGACCACGCCCGCGACGAACGCGCCACGGGCGAGGCGATCATGCCGAACGGGCCGGACCGTACGGGACGGTCCGGCCTCGGTGTCGTCGACGCCGCGCACGACGTCAGAAGAGGTAGACAGCACCGCCGACCACCAGGATCCACACCACTGCGAGCAACTGCAGCACCCGGTCCTTCAGCGCGATCTCCTCGGGTTCGCCGGCTTCACCCCCGTCGACATCCACCGCGTACCGCAGGATCGCGACGACGAACGGGATCATCGAGATCGCGTACCAGTTGGATCCGGCCACGTTGTCCTGCTCGAACGCCCACAGGCCGTAGCAGAGCACCACGGCGGTCGCCGCCACGGTCCAGACGAACCGCAGGTAGGTCTCCGTGTAGTACTCGAGCGACTTGCGGATCTTCGCGCCGGTACGGGTCGCGAGACGCAGTTCCGCGTAGCGCTTGCCCGCCGCCATGAACAGCGAGCCGAACGCCATGATCAGCAGGAACCACTGCGACAGCGGGATCTCGGCGGCCACACCACCTGCGATGGCCCGGATGAGGAATCCGGACGAGACGATGCAGATGTCGAGCACGGCCTGGTGCTTGAGTCCGAAGCAGTACGCCAGCTGGATGCCGATGTACACCGCCATGACGACGGCGAGCTGCCAGTTCGCAAGGAACGACAGCAGGATGGAACCCGTCAGCAGCACCACCGCGATGATGTACGCGAGTCGCACCGGGAGCACACCGGCCGCGATGGGCCGGAACCGCTTGGTGGGATGCGCACGGTCGGCCTCGACGTCCATCGCGTCGTTGACGAGATAGATGCCCGAGGCAGCCATGCAGAAGACGACGAAGGCGAGCGCGACGGGCAGCAGCACGTCGACCTGAGTGACCGAGCCGGCCGCCATCGGCGCCGCGAGCACCAGGACGTTCTTCACCCACTGCCGGGGGCGGACCGCCTTGACGATCCCGGCGCCCAGGCTCTTGGGCGCCTCCTTGACGGGCGCCGGTTCCTCGCTCATCGATCTCCCCACTTCGTCTCTGCCCGCGCCACGACGGCCGCGGACGCCGCACCGAGTGCCGCACCCGCCAGTACATCCGTCGGATAGTGCACGCCCAGCACCAGGCGGGACAGCATCATGGGCGGCACGAGCACCGCCGGAAAGGGTAGCCCGGTGGTGCGGGCGAGCAGCACGGCCGCCGCAGTCGTGGACGTCACATGCGACGACGGGAAGCTCAGCCGGCTCGGCGTGGACACGTTGACCTGCACGGTCGGGTCGACCGGCCGCGGACGGCGCACGACCCGCTTGATCACGACGGACGCCGCGTGGGCACCGAACGCGCCGACCGCCACGCTCGCCCACTTCCGGCGACGGGGACGGTCGACGAGGGCGCCGGCGGCGCCGATCGCGATCCAGCCGAGAGCGTGCTCACCGAAGTGCGACATGCCGCGGGCGATCGTCGTCGCGGCGGGCACGGCACCGGCGGTGGCCTGGACGGTCTGCAGGACCCGTACCTCGGTGTCGGTGCTCCTCCAGTGACGTGCAGCCACACTGTCTGCGACCGTGGACGCAGCTGCTGCGGACGCAGCGCCGCTGTCAGATGCCGATACCGAAGACACGCTCCCACTCCTCCTTGCTGGTCAGGGCGGGAACCGCGTCCCGGTACCGCTTCTTCATCTCGGGGAACCGGCGCGCGAGTTCGCGTCGCAACCGGAGCGCCTCCGTGAGCAGAGCCTGGGCCTGCGCACGGTCGCGCTTACGGTAGACGACGCCCCGACCGTCCGCCGTGGTGACCGTCACGCCGTCGACCTGCGAGAGCAGGAACCACCGCGCGTCGATGGTCGGCACGTTCAGCTGGGGTCGCTCGTGGTGCTCGCGGTTCTCGGGACGCACGTTGTGCA harbors:
- a CDS encoding DUF732 domain-containing protein, with amino-acid sequence MPARTRSRSTRVLGALAAALTATAVLSACGSDDSTATNTPTTSATTETSTSTSTSAAETSTPTAAGTETTDDTDTSDASPAPASPGAEGDTGAGTGAAPAPTPGAQAFLDALRAEGVEPSDETGAVNIADYICSAQAQGGSPEEIKVFVTALVGSDAAAGGVELSEEQASSTADTYIAVAGETYCN
- the zomB gene encoding flagellar motor control protein ZomB encodes the protein MRGVDDTEAGPSRTVRPVRHDRLARGAFVAGVVVSALLMFWGAWERRWIADDGLIVLRTVRNLLAGNGPVFNAGERVEANTSTAWTYIVYAGGWLTGIRLEYVVLAIALVLSTSAIVLAMFGAARLYRWRLRAASGTVLLLPAGVLVYIAVPPARDFATSGLESCLVICWLGLLWLLMVRWATPAPGGSGPLPGTGQILATAFVAGLGPLVRPELALVAVLTLAMLFLAPGLDVRIRVVMVAVAGAIPVGYQIWRMGYYGLPYPNTAVAKDAGGAKWSQGLEYLGNLVSPYLLWLPLLFLVLLAALVLATSRDTARLTAPAARPDPRDVRATMSWAQNLLRTPTAVVVLFLGSGVLLALYSLRVGGDFMHGRVLLPPLFCLLLPVAVVPLRIPDRAEIGNNRPTQVAGVLAVLWLGTVVWTAAAANTTGMTEGAVVGRSGIVDERAFYALNTGHLHPIRAEDYLDYPRMRAMVEAIANTPNGGLLLPTPSYDAWDVVPPPEPIPPGGTGHTVFFLNLGMTSMNTGLDVRVVDQMGLAYPLAAHTERLEDGRIGHDKILFPDWVVADSGMVDVHPWLPGYLDEDWVAMAKTALTCPETREMIDSSSAELTWALFKRNLRNAFDYASYRIERVPEYEIQRCDLPMPPPRG
- the fadD32 gene encoding long-chain-fatty-acid--AMP ligase FadD32, which encodes MSVGFEEFIDENGRIRLPQGQTLLDHLEENFASNGDDLAYRYIDYSRERDGEVHELTWDQFGVRIKAIAARLQQVTAPGDRVAILAPQGLDYVVSFFAAIYAGTIAVPLFDPDEPGHTDRLHAVLGDCTPSAILTATSSAAGVRQFFRPLPAAQRPRVIAVDAIPDAVAESWNRPPIGTDDIAYLQYTSGSTRVPAGVEITHRSVLTNVIQMADSIELNESSRGVTWLPLFHDMGLLTVILPAVGGKYITIMSPRAFVARPSRWIRELAAVSDGAGTFAAAPNFAFEHAAARAVPKPGEELDLSNVIGLINGSEPVTTASMRKFNEAFGPYGLPRTAIKPSYGMAEATLFVSSTRHSDEAKVIHVDRAALNAGRIVRVEPDAENAIPQVSCGYVARSQWAAIVDPESGAEMPDEHVGEIWLHGENMGIGYWGRKEETDNTFHNRITERLPEGSHAEGTPDDSKWLRTGDYGVYIDGELYITGRVKDLVIVDGRNHYPQDIEFSAQEASSALRPGFVAAFAVPANQLPREVFDNDASGLQFDADDSSEQLVIVAERAPGAGKADPQPIADAVRAAISTRHGVTARDVLLVPAGSIPRTSSGKIARRACKTAYVEGTLRGGYQQQAFPDSV
- a CDS encoding alpha/beta hydrolase produces the protein MRFVPRLRQGLRRRLLGTAAAALVLPVAAGLVGTTAAVAAPAQGAPVSHRAPAGGFEEVFVESDMGPIKVQIQWAARGGDAALYMLDGLRARDDVNAWTLETNALQQFSNDNVSLIMPVGGQSSFYTDWYAPSNLNGQDVTYKWETFLTEQLPDYLATRGVSRNNNGILGLSMGGSAALTLAAYHRDQFKFASSLSGYLNLSAPGMREAIRVAMLDAGRFNVDSMWGPPWSPAWLRNDPFVFAPKLEGLSLYISAASGLPGEHDNPQGFVGYYNTANGMALEALSLAQTRAFQIKLATLGIPATFDFPARGTHAWKYWEDQLWKARPQILEALNAF
- a CDS encoding alpha/beta hydrolase-fold protein — protein: MQMRTELEHAERRTGPARRAARIAGARSGRSRVLALVAAALVAPVAAGLTTVSVASADPLIAQSGPTSTAGATVRSVDWLTDRRVALWIDSPSMGTPIQVQLLLARDWNSKPDAKFPSVYMLDGMRARDDENGWTLETDAEAFFADKNVNVVLPVGGQSSFYSDWIDQNNGQNYKWETFLTKELPPLLERDWRTTDKRGVVGLSMGGTAAMFLPARNPGFAQFAASLSGILTTTTLGMPEAIHYAMQDAGGFDSEAMWGAPGSDGWESHDPYLLADKLKGVSLYVSSGSGTTGPYDDPSGIPGVSTNYAGMGLEILSRLTSQAFATKLKKQGIPAQIVYRPSGTHTWKYWEFELHQLWPQLANTLGVGVDKPECTPTGAFGDVANANAWLGDCLTSEYAVAGGTVQDFRFGRVFSSEGTTVPVAGAIGGAYQGMGGPAGQLGFPTTEERVAPDGRGRFNHFRGGAVYWTPEHGAHAVRGKIFEEWKNQGWEGGPLGYPILDEAATPDGRGAVQGFEIGAMYWSEGTGAHAVQGMILGKYAELGYETGVLGYPTTSERPAGRDGRANEFQHGHVYWSPLTGAWPVRGKILEAWLAEKGAEGRLGLPISDEFPAENGKGVQQNFQNGFITLDGDEVKLQP
- a CDS encoding phosphatase PAP2 family protein, giving the protein MAARHWRSTDTEVRVLQTVQATAGAVPAATTIARGMSHFGEHALGWIAIGAAGALVDRPRRRKWASVAVGAFGAHAASVVIKRVVRRPRPVDPTVQVNVSTPSRLSFPSSHVTSTTAAAVLLARTTGLPFPAVLVPPMMLSRLVLGVHYPTDVLAGAALGAASAAVVARAETKWGDR
- a CDS encoding cutinase family protein gives rise to the protein MVRTKQRRGRRIVVVGALLVLAIVLVLWYLLAGRLDIPSPIPTPPGPEEPQSQPASCPDVQVVAVPGTWESAVGDDPYAPAANPYSLLLNVTRPLQERFDAQRADVYTVPYVAQFSNPVAIPPDGQQSYNNSRSEGFAATTDILARRSAECPLTTYVLTGFSQGAVIVGDVAAQIGAGNGPVPADRVLGVALVADGRRDGVSGTDIGAPVAGVGAELSLDGLRLPGITMTGARPGGFGELDDRTVQICAPTDSICDAPPNALNPANWMSAAPRLLEYVNNPIHAMYNTYVVDENGTTATQWIANWAAEKIDGAPEPAEE
- a CDS encoding decaprenyl-phosphate phosphoribosyltransferase codes for the protein MSEEPAPVKEAPKSLGAGIVKAVRPRQWVKNVLVLAAPMAAGSVTQVDVLLPVALAFVVFCMAASGIYLVNDAMDVEADRAHPTKRFRPIAAGVLPVRLAYIIAVVLLTGSILLSFLANWQLAVVMAVYIGIQLAYCFGLKHQAVLDICIVSSGFLIRAIAGGVAAEIPLSQWFLLIMAFGSLFMAAGKRYAELRLATRTGAKIRKSLEYYTETYLRFVWTVAATAVVLCYGLWAFEQDNVAGSNWYAISMIPFVVAILRYAVDVDGGEAGEPEEIALKDRVLQLLAVVWILVVGGAVYLF